The region AGCACAACAAGTACCAAGCCAGCGTGCCATCCGGTCAAAAGCCACAAGCAACACAGCAAACGTGCTGCGTAAAGCGCGCGATCGCGACCAAGCAACAGATGCTCAAGCGCCTGCTGACCAAGTGCGAGGGCCAACATCACTTCGGTTAGGCGCATGGTTAAAGCCAGCGACAATTCAAACATCATGGTGCAGCTCTGACAAGGCAACCGGCGTGCTTTCAAAAAGCACGTGCCCCGCGATCTTGTCACCCTCGGGCACAAGAAACAGCAACCGAAACTGCAACATGCCCTGTAAGGGCTGTAATGGCTCTGCAACCAGTCGCGTCAGCTCTTGTTCAGAGTGGTCCTTCACGCCAGAAACCAGCCGCTCTGCTAAGGCGACCATATAAAGCTGTGTATTGCGCTGCGGGTTCCAAAACAGGCGCTTGACCATTTGGGTGGGACTGATGGTGGTTGGGATCGGATGACTGGCTTGCCAATTGGTTTCCACGCCCCCTTTTATCACCCGATATTCAATGCGCGGCGACGGCCCAACCGTCTTAAAAAACCGCCAACTGGGAAACAGAGCGGGCAACAACAGGTCTATGGTTTTGCGTATCATCTGTCCTATCTACGGCCCTCAGTTTTCAAAAGGTTTAAATCCATTTTGTTGATACCCGCTCATTCTCAATCAACTAATTGAGACCCAAAGTCCAAAAAAGTGAGGAAAAACAATACAAAATGCGGTATAGTGGTATGGGGCTGGAGAAAAAGACAACAAGAAACCTATTCAATTAAATTCTTTCGCCGGGGCGAAGGAACCAGAAATAGGGGACGAATATATGATTAATTTCAAAATTTGCCGCAATACAGTTTCCGCGGTTTCTATCAGCGCGATGATCGCAGTGACTGCCTGCGCACCGTTTTCCAGCCCATCCAGCGGCCCTTCTAGCAACTATTGTGTGGGCAATCGCACCACCTGTGTGCTGGCTGCAGTTATCATTGTTGCTGGCGTTATGCTGGCCCAAGGCGTTGGGGGCATCAGCCACTATTATCTTTCATCAGATGAACGCCTGAAGACCGACATCAAAAAGTTGAAGGTTCTGGACAACGGAATAACGGTCTATGCCTTCCGCTATGTGGGGGATGATCGCTATTTTTCAGGCGTCCTAGCACAAGACCTTTTGAAAGATCCGCGTTATGAACATGCCGTTAAAACCGGTCCAAAGGGGTATTTGATGGTCAACTATGGCGCGTTGCCGTTGCAGGGCATTGATATGGATATCATGAAAGAAGCTGGCGACGCTGCGTTGAAAAGATCCTAAGCCACTCGCCATAGTCCATTTGCCTAGGAAAGTTTATCTGCGAGCCGCAGGCGCAATTATTGCACCTGCGGCCCACTCTATGAATTTAGATAACCGGCCATCAGGGACACAAACGCGCCCAGATGCACCACCATGATGGCCCGATCTTTCCACATAACGCCAACCGCGAACCAAAGCACGATCCCGGCAAAAAAGAAAAATACATTCCATGGCACTATGTTCAATCCCGTCAGCCCATATCCAACCAGCTGGATAGCAGTTGCGACCCACTTAACCAAATCAACTGTTTTCATATCACACCCACGTTGCCTTTGACGCCTATATGCACCAATTCGCTCTAGCTTAAGCAAAAAAAAC is a window of Cognatishimia sp. WU-CL00825 DNA encoding:
- a CDS encoding DUF6552 family protein — protein: MKTVDLVKWVATAIQLVGYGLTGLNIVPWNVFFFFAGIVLWFAVGVMWKDRAIMVVHLGAFVSLMAGYLNS
- a CDS encoding tail fiber domain-containing protein, giving the protein MINFKICRNTVSAVSISAMIAVTACAPFSSPSSGPSSNYCVGNRTTCVLAAVIIVAGVMLAQGVGGISHYYLSSDERLKTDIKKLKVLDNGITVYAFRYVGDDRYFSGVLAQDLLKDPRYEHAVKTGPKGYLMVNYGALPLQGIDMDIMKEAGDAALKRS